One genomic window of bacterium includes the following:
- a CDS encoding zinc ribbon domain-containing protein, which produces MPIYDYQCHNCGGEFEELRKISDHDEDVACPHCGEKDCERQISLTACDTSSGGCGGGGGSFRPMRFG; this is translated from the coding sequence ATGCCCATCTACGACTATCAATGCCACAATTGCGGAGGCGAATTCGAGGAACTCCGCAAGATCAGCGACCACGACGAAGACGTGGCCTGCCCGCACTGCGGCGAAAAAGACTGCGAACGACAAATTTCCCTCACCGCTTGCGACACTTCTTCGGGAGGATGCGGCGGTGGTGGCGGAAGCTTTCGGCCGATGAGGTTCGGCTGA